From Erigeron canadensis isolate Cc75 chromosome 5, C_canadensis_v1, whole genome shotgun sequence:
CGTGTTGATGAATTCACACTCCATTTATGAGCAATCCCTCAAAATAGCAGATTCACAATTGGAGTTGGGTACCCGacaaataaaaatgaatgaaaaGGTGGATGAAGGAATGGCAATACTCAATGAATCTGCCAATAAGTTGGGtgaagaaatgaataatttaaGGAAAGAAGCCATTGAAATAGAAGTAGAGATTGTTAAAGTTGGCGATGCAATGTTTTTAAAGATGGCTACTTTGCAAAACAAGGCTGATGATATTGAAAACATGACAGAAACTTCTTTAGACAGGCAAAAGCAACTTCTTGAGACCCAGGCTGATGCCCTTAAGGTTCTCAAGACTGCGACAAGTTTTCTGACCCTAGCACTAGAAGAAAGCAGGTAAATTGGGTAGCTCACATCGGGGAGTTAAGCGACGGCTCAAATTGGGTAGCGGAGGTTATGGGTTAAATTGGGGCGGCTCCCCCTGATGAACCCCTTTTATCTGTTTTTCTAAATAGTGATTTCGGAAATAATACTGTCTTTCTAATTATTATGTttctaataaaatgatttaggaggttgtatgcatttATGTTTTGGGACTTTCTACCTGGTTTCCTTTTCTTGGTAATGTCTTGTTTTACCTGCTTGAACTATCATAGATTAAACAtgaatgggttgaaattgcaGGGGAAGTCTGCAACAGTTGATTGAGCTTGGTTATAGTCAACAACAGGAACTGGTACAAAAGCAAGAACAACTCAAACAAGCTCATGATTATCTAGTCGATAACTCAAATACTATACTGGCTGCCCAGGTTTACCTTTAGGATTTGGTTTGCTACATATTAAATTAACTGcatgtatatttttaaaaatctgatttaatgtttgataGGAAACTTTTGAGTCAAAGCAAGCAAGCATGTTTCTTGCCATCGACAAGCTTTTCACTTTGCACAATGCAATTTTGCTGGAATCGCGTGTCATTAAAGCTTTCCTTGTCTATACTATATTGATCTTCACTCTGTACATGTTTACAAGCACAAAACCAACCTACGATGTGAGGCCCAAGCTATACGTAGGTATGTTAATCATCATTCAAATATTTTCGTATTTTCTTTAACTTAAGCtaacttttttgtttctcttttctttctttacaGGTTTATGTGTGACATTCTTGATTGAATTTGGTGTGCTTCGATATGGAAATGACATTGAACAAGCAGCATGGATTATTAGCATTATTAGGTTAACATTCGTGCTTCTTGCATCATGTCAACTTCTATATGCCATTTACATGTACAGGTAAACATAGATACATTTATATGTCGTGAATTTCTGTTATAAGTTGCATTCAAAATTAACACTCATGGTACTGCGTATCTGAATTCAAGCAGAGACTTCGAGACATTAAACCATCAGATGCTACAATCGCTAATTGAGAAGGTTAAT
This genomic window contains:
- the LOC122600667 gene encoding protein GAMETE EXPRESSED 1-like, which gives rise to MSCHKHFAVEILWILLLLSESTTSYSWLFSKQRGDSSENPSYFPEVSHGIVAEFSMENFNSEKGVTLVEKAMTKAALSNTCWQNAYQNLFAGCSEILAGEEQRSRLAWYLSDCFQKDTGRSPFPYCDVKSRMVDCLKRLGQEAHRIYLEFYLETNTICHQLQTDSFKRQTERLVNELKRSAESAEDKLESIEEQADRLLHTSDNIHSSLSSIDIQTQELAQTSKNVEERVSVVLMNSHSIYEQSLKIADSQLELGTRQIKMNEKVDEGMAILNESANKLGEEMNNLRKEAIEIEVEIVKVGDAMFLKMATLQNKADDIENMTETSLDRQKQLLETQADALKVLKTATSFLTLALEESRGSLQQLIELGYSQQQELVQKQEQLKQAHDYLVDNSNTILAAQETFESKQASMFLAIDKLFTLHNAILLESRVIKAFLVYTILIFTLYMFTSTKPTYDVRPKLYVGLCVTFLIEFGVLRYGNDIEQAAWIISIIRLTFVLLASCQLLYAIYMYRDFETLNHQMLQSLIEKVNRMQGNKQLYEDDTEVDWSSWVDTDISEDELEDLDYVLPEDVRETSISTLVSREYNLRHRRY